GTTACTCTTGAAACTTACGCCTATTGATATAAGAAAGTGGGAATTCAAGAAGGGAATCCGCGGCTATGACAAATACGAAGTTCAGGCGTTTCTCGAACTTGCTGCGGAGGAATTCGAGAAACTGATGCAGGACCGGAGGGAATTCGAACAAAAAAGCAAAAGATTAGAAAAGGAAATTGAAGAATATAGACGGGTGGAAAAAAGCCTTCAGGATACACTGATCAGCGCAAAAGAGACTACCGACCGCTCAATGGAAAACTCAAGGAAGGAAGCGGAGCTCATCATAGGTGATGCCGAGCTGCACGCCGATAAAGTCTTAGAATCCGCCCGGAAAAAAGTGTCGAAAATCGAAGATGAGATAACGAGGTTAACGGTTCTGAGGGATTCCTTCACGGTAAAATTGAGGAGCATTCTATCTTCGCAAATTGAACTTGTAGAGATGTTCGGAGAGGTAAATGACGATAACGTCGAGTTGAACATATCGGAAGAGATTCTGCCCGACGGGGATAAAGAACCGGAGCCGGTTATTCAAAAAGCGACTGAACCTATGGATAATGAAGAGGTTCCTGAAAACGAGGAACAGGGTCATCCGGTG
This is a stretch of genomic DNA from Candidatus Neomarinimicrobiota bacterium. It encodes these proteins:
- a CDS encoding DivIVA domain-containing protein encodes the protein MKLTPIDIRKWEFKKGIRGYDKYEVQAFLELAAEEFEKLMQDRREFEQKSKRLEKEIEEYRRVEKSLQDTLISAKETTDRSMENSRKEAELIIGDAELHADKVLESARKKVSKIEDEITRLTVLRDSFTVKLRSILSSQIELVEMFGEVNDDNVELNISEEILPDGDKEPEPVIQKATEPMDNEEVPENEEQGHPVDEMMDDLMEEKSE